One Clostridium estertheticum DNA segment encodes these proteins:
- the rpsF gene encoding 30S ribosomal protein S6 translates to MRKYETIFILHPSLDEEAVKANVEKFKGIIENNGGVIENVDAWGKRKLAYEIQKVGEGHYTLINFNSNPELPKELDRVFRITDSVIRHIIINPEK, encoded by the coding sequence ATGAGAAAGTATGAAACTATATTCATATTACATCCATCATTAGACGAAGAAGCTGTTAAAGCTAACGTTGAAAAATTTAAAGGTATAATAGAAAATAATGGTGGAGTTATTGAAAATGTTGATGCATGGGGCAAAAGAAAATTAGCCTATGAAATACAAAAGGTTGGTGAAGGCCACTATACATTAATAAATTTCAATTCAAATCCAGAATTACCGAAAGAATTAGATAGAGTATTTAGAATTACTGACAGTGTTATAAGACATATCATAATAAATCCAGAAAAATAG
- a CDS encoding DUF951 domain-containing protein, producing MKKTHPCGSKNWEIIRLGADIKIKCLGCGRLVMLPRIKFDSGVKKIIKENVINKEN from the coding sequence ATGAAAAAGACTCATCCTTGTGGTAGTAAGAACTGGGAGATTATTAGGTTGGGTGCAGATATAAAAATAAAATGTTTAGGTTGTGGAAGGTTAGTTATGCTTCCAAGAATTAAATTTGATTCAGGAGTAAAGAAAATTATAAAAGAAAATGTAATTAACAAAGAAAATTGA
- a CDS encoding DUF3343 domain-containing protein, whose translation MNKYYIVTFQNTHEAMKAERETIKKQIKVVVIPTPTYITKSCGISLKIEEENIQSIFKLIKSENIKVKEVFLRDGESVKAIEGGICSEGI comes from the coding sequence TTGAATAAATATTATATAGTAACATTTCAAAATACACATGAAGCTATGAAAGCAGAAAGAGAAACTATAAAGAAGCAGATAAAGGTAGTAGTTATTCCCACACCTACCTATATAACTAAAAGCTGTGGGATTAGTTTAAAAATAGAAGAAGAAAATATTCAAAGCATATTTAAACTTATAAAGTCAGAAAACATAAAAGTAAAAGAAGTTTTCCTGAGAGATGGAGAAAGTGTAAAAGCTATTGAAGGTGGGATATGTAGTGAAGGTATTTAA